One part of the Streptomyces sp. AM 2-1-1 genome encodes these proteins:
- a CDS encoding TetR/AcrR family transcriptional regulator: protein MTGPVGGEALDEVLRARALEEAPPSDALSEQILDAAREQFMTFGLRRSTVDDVARRAKVSRVTVYRRIGNKEALVSACLLREYRRFVGEVDEAVAALPTVEDRLVAGFVAVLRHVREHPLIGGLLKLEPEVMLPFLTVDGGPALLAMRDFLTDRLRHAQRMEGRPETDSAPVAEVMVRITVSFLLNPLSCFELDDDEQVAAFARRCLVPLLTAG from the coding sequence ATGACGGGACCGGTCGGGGGCGAGGCGCTGGACGAGGTGCTGAGGGCGAGGGCCCTCGAAGAAGCCCCGCCCTCCGACGCGCTGAGTGAGCAGATCCTCGACGCGGCACGCGAGCAGTTCATGACCTTCGGGCTGCGCCGCTCGACCGTCGACGACGTGGCCAGGCGGGCCAAGGTCTCCCGCGTGACGGTCTACCGGCGCATCGGGAACAAGGAGGCCCTGGTCTCCGCGTGTCTGCTCCGTGAGTACCGCCGTTTCGTGGGCGAGGTCGACGAGGCGGTGGCCGCGCTGCCGACCGTGGAGGACCGGCTGGTCGCCGGCTTCGTCGCGGTCCTGCGGCACGTGCGGGAACACCCGCTCATCGGTGGTCTGCTGAAGCTGGAACCGGAGGTCATGCTGCCGTTCCTCACGGTGGACGGTGGCCCGGCGCTCCTCGCCATGCGCGACTTCCTGACCGACCGCCTCCGGCACGCCCAGCGGATGGAGGGCCGGCCGGAGACCGACTCGGCGCCGGTCGCCGAGGTGATGGTGCGCATCACCGTCTCCTTCCTCCTCAACCCGCTGAGCTGCTTCGAACTCGACGACGACGAGCAGGTGGCGGCCTTCGCCCGGCGCTGCCTCGTCCCCCTCCTCACGGCCGGGTGA
- a CDS encoding MerR family transcriptional regulator, translated as MATAPEEWTLTVDELAARAGMTVRTVRFYSTRGLLPPPVIGPRRVGHYGHGHLSRLALIEELQRQGMTLAAIERYLEQLPEDLSAHDLAIHRALVASWAPDGVEEMTGAELERRAGRPLTEQDLDRLAAMGVLLDTPEKASEGVHRVDPGLLRLGVELLDVPIAHETILRARTVLVEHTRAAAAELTRLFRDEVWSPYREREADPEHVAAMKSLSVHMRPLVMQALVTAFQRSLTAELRAAFRAP; from the coding sequence ATGGCGACCGCGCCCGAGGAGTGGACCCTCACCGTCGACGAGTTGGCGGCCCGGGCGGGGATGACCGTGCGCACCGTGCGGTTCTACAGCACCCGGGGGCTGTTGCCGCCGCCGGTCATCGGTCCGCGCCGGGTCGGGCACTACGGGCACGGGCACCTGTCGCGGCTGGCGCTGATCGAGGAACTCCAGCGGCAGGGAATGACGCTGGCCGCGATCGAGCGGTACCTCGAACAGCTTCCGGAGGATCTGAGCGCGCACGATCTGGCGATCCACCGGGCGCTGGTGGCGTCCTGGGCCCCGGACGGGGTCGAGGAGATGACCGGCGCGGAGCTGGAGCGGCGGGCGGGCCGGCCCCTCACCGAGCAGGACCTCGACCGGCTGGCGGCGATGGGGGTGCTGCTGGACACGCCCGAAAAGGCCTCGGAGGGCGTCCACCGCGTTGATCCGGGGCTGCTCCGGCTGGGGGTGGAGCTGCTGGACGTGCCGATCGCGCACGAGACGATCCTGAGGGCGCGGACGGTCCTGGTGGAGCACACCCGGGCAGCTGCCGCCGAGTTGACGCGGCTCTTCCGGGACGAGGTGTGGAGCCCGTACCGGGAGCGTGAGGCGGACCCGGAGCACGTGGCCGCGATGAAGTCGCTCTCGGTGCACATGAGGCCGCTGGTGATGCAGGCCCTGGTGACCGCTTTCCAGCGGTCGCTGACGGCCGAGCTGCGCGCCGCGTTCCGGGCTCCGTGA